ATCACATTTTCACAAAGATAGTTGAAAGGGCATACATCACATACTAAACATGACTTTATCTCTATAGATAATTCCCTCTTCAGACCTTAATTACCATTTTTTAATAAATTATGTAAATAAAAGGGTTTTTTATAAGAATTCTATTATAATAGATAACTGTGGGAAAAAATTGATAAAGGTTGTGAAAACGTGAAAAAATCCAAATTTTTATTTTCTACATTGTTTTTCAGCACACTTCTTCTAACTGCATGTGGAAATGACGAAGAAGCTTCTGGAACAAAGCAAGAAGAAGCTCCTGCTCAAGCTGAGGAAACACAAACAGCTAATGAAGAAGTAACAACTGAAACTGAAGAAAAAGATGCCGAAGAACAACCACAAGGTGATAACGAAACATTAAATCCATTTATTGCTGAAGATTCTGAAGGGAATGTGGAAATTCTCTATACAAATAAAGATCCTCAATATACTCATGATATGGAAGGCTTTAAAGTTTCTGTTGATGAATATCAACTTGTAAAAGTTACTGACGTCAATGAATATTCAACCATCTATTTTGATGATCAAGTTGATGGATATGTTGTGACAGCTAAAGTGACTATAGAAAATGGCACAGATAAACCTATGTATTATAACAATTCTCATCGAATTCAGTTAAGCAATGATTTAGATTACATACCTTCTGACTGGAAAGCATTTGTACCAGAAGATCAACAGATTTTTAAGATTAAAAAGAACAAAGATGACATCTCCTTATTCGAAGCAGGAGAAAAAGTAACAGGCTTATTAACTTTTAAAATGACTAATGAAGATTTTGAAAAGTTAAAATCAGTTAAGCCTAAATACGTAATAGAAGGCGGAGTAGCAGAGAACTCTGATTTTAGCGGAAGCATTTCAGGAAATTCACCGTCATATGATTTCATCTACAATGATGAACAAGCAGAGACAACAGCTTCTCAACCACAGTTCTATCAAGATCGTTTAACATCAGATAACTGGGGTGATAAGAAAATGATTTTTGAAAAATCGAATATAAATGATACCAAAAAAATCGGTGATGTGAATGTTACGGTTGAAGGGGTACAGTACACAGAAGTTATTCCAACCGAAGCAAATAAAGAAATGTTTAGTGATTTTGGAGACAGTGGTGTTGCTGCCCTAACTGTTAAAGTGAAAATTGATAATGGATCAACCACACCAGTTAGTA
This Metabacillus endolithicus DNA region includes the following protein-coding sequences:
- a CDS encoding DUF5068 domain-containing protein encodes the protein MKKSKFLFSTLFFSTLLLTACGNDEEASGTKQEEAPAQAEETQTANEEVTTETEEKDAEEQPQGDNETLNPFIAEDSEGNVEILYTNKDPQYTHDMEGFKVSVDEYQLVKVTDVNEYSTIYFDDQVDGYVVTAKVTIENGTDKPMYYNNSHRIQLSNDLDYIPSDWKAFVPEDQQIFKIKKNKDDISLFEAGEKVTGLLTFKMTNEDFEKLKSVKPKYVIEGGVAENSDFSGSISGNSPSYDFIYNDEQAETTASQPQFYQDRLTSDNWGDKKMIFEKSNINDTKKIGDVNVTVEGVQYTEVIPTEANKEMFSDFGDSGVAALTVKVKIDNGSTTPVSINNLGTILNVDDNRVRVLSQGMAEPRDPATIAAGETGEKLHVFLFRKDEFGLYKKFVMEFGPFYAENGEKAFKGRTAEFTLPR